The segment gtataattttttatttttaaaagtgttTGTTCTAATAATATAACAGCTACTTTGAATTAACTATAAACGAGTTATTTGTTGGTTATATTTgtttaataatttaatttctaACTTCTAAGTTGTAACAAAAAATGGTAATTTTAATGGAATAAATAACTTGATTAGTTTCCATTATCCCACAATTTTAATGGAATAAATAACTTGATTAGTTTCCATTATCCCATATTGGTGGGAGAGAAATATTTAATAAGTTTATAATGTTTTTCTCCTAATAAGTCCACATAGGGTTTAGTGGATCAAGGACATGACGCAGGACCTTTTACATTTAGCATGTTTGGGATCCGTCGAGTTGGACCGAATACGTTTTGTTCTCTAGGAGCTGCATTCTTGCTCAAAAATTAACAGCTCTCTCTCTCTTGGCGATTTCTTCCGGTTTCTGAGTATTCACTTTGCGTTTATCATTTTCTTTTACTTTATTGTTTCATATTTAAATTCATCCAATAATAAGACAACCTGTTTCTACTCTTTCTAAATAAGACAATCTGTTTCTACTCCTTCTTATAATTAGATCTGATCGCGAATGATCAATCTGATTTCTGAACGAAACTtagtaacaataataataataacttaatTTATTATCTTGCGACATATCAACGTTTAATCATATATATTAATCGTTGGTTGTTGTGAAAACGTTTggatatttaatcataaatattaTATGTCCATTCGTTTGTTTGTCTATTCTAAATAATTCATGATTAGTTCATCATACTAATTATTGGATTGTTTAAATATCAAGTATGAATTTCAACAAAAAGAAGTAAGACAAATTTCTATAAAGCTAATAAATAAAAAGGGTATTTTTTTCGATTTAAATCAATTAGAAAAAGATTATATAGTCGGAGTATTCTTTTTGATGCAAAAATAAAAAGATGTTAGGGTTGGAAATAGTTTAGATGTGCTCAAAAAGAGTAAATGTCGATATTATGAATtagcaaaaaccgaaccgaaaaccataaaccaaaaaaaaccgacataaccgaaaccgaaaaaccgaaaccaaagCAATAACCAACGGTTTATGTTTGAATATTACAAAAACCGAAAAATAACGGTTGGTTCGGTTTTGATGTAAAAACCACCCATAAAAACCGAACCGACCCACATATgtattatttattatgttttaatagtttagttttagacttTAGACTTTATCCCTTTTAttactttatgtttattttttataaactgtTAGTGGTGTTAAACTTTGatcttttaaacacttttatgctTTTAGAATACTAAAATCCGTACTATTTATTTTAGTATATTTAAAGTAGATACAATACTATTTattgcaatgtactttcattgggTGTGAACCCAAAAActagaagaaaaaaaatagaagCTCATAAACCCAAGGTTTAAAACCGAAAAAAACAAACCATGCAAAAACCAAACCTATATGGgtttaaaaaccgaaaaaccgactttctacggtttggtttggttttagccaaaaaccgacccaaaccgacccatgcTCATCCCTAGTCGATATTATGATTATAATATGCTCCCAAAGATCTGCTAATCGATTCATAACTGAATGCAATGCGGAGTTTCATGATTTGAGCAAATGTACTTCATTTATAAATCTTCTCTTAATTCATTCTTTCaatttttttgaagttaaaaaatCACCCATCAATTTATACAGAATGCATGAAttggcaatgtactttcattaacAGAGTTGTGTTCctgtttttttgtttatatgtgCAAATAAAATACTACTTTATACTTTGGGTAATGTTATCTGTTTCTGTTTCTCTTTTAAGATTTTTTATCATAATTtagctgaaaaaaaaaattagtttaatGGCTAATTTGATAAAATGATGAAAGTAAATAGTTATTTCATGAATTTTACTCCTAACCTAAATTTGCAATATTTGAGATACATATAGTCAATTAAAGTATTCAACTCAAACATGATTTTTGTTTAAACCCAAATATCCCCAACTTCTTTTCAAGAATTTTCATGCATTTAGTGTACAAAACAATTAATACATGCATCCAAAAAAAGCAGAATCCATAAGTTTTCTCTCATATCAAAATTCAACATTTTTGACTCTTTGACCATATGACAAATGtgataaatcataaaatcattaaATCATTCAAAATTCTACATGAAAAATACATATTAAATATAATCATTCCTTCCACATGTCTGCAAACTCATCAGCCTCAAGTGGATTTGTCATCTCATGCATTTTTCTCCTTGTCTTTGCCTTAACCTTCATTGCATACTTCCCAGCCTTCTGTCTCTTCTCCAAAGATCGTATCTAATCATCAAGGGCAAATTTGTCAATTAGTATATACATTCAAAGACACTTTAAATCCACCAAAAATGATCAAATAATCTTTTTTCGCACCTGATTTGGTGAAACATAGAATGGATTCTCATATAGAGTTGGACCTCCAAAACTACCACCAAATATCTTTATTGGATTTAAACAAAACCTTGGTCCAACctgtaacaatttttttttttttttttataaatctgtCAATTTTTATAatcttataaaatatttaaacaaaaatattacTACAAACCTCAATTAGTGTCATCTTTTCCAACCCTCCACGATCGATTTTATCTGCTCCAGTATGAGGACATGATATCTGTTTACATAAgattaacaaaaaataaaaattgcaattaaaagtttaaaacacttGATATATATTTACATAAAATCCTTATTAATTATTACAAACCTGGTAATTTCGGAACCAAATGTGGTCATCAACAATTGAGAACACAAAGACATGGTCATGGTAGGGCTTTGACTTTCTGTGTTCTTTAGGAGTTCCAAATATCTGTTcaagtataaatatataaataaacaccaaaataataaaagaagagtatctgtttaaaaaaaaagaaaaggagtAAAATAGATACTTGTGTGATCATTTCTTTCAAAAGTTTCCAATGAGGGTCTTTATCAAAGTTTGATGAAAATGTGAGAAGAGGTCTGGAGCCTTTGAGATGGTTTCCAGTGAGTTTTAACTCTTCCATTGTGTGAACTATAATAAAACATTAAGAAAattaacaaatattttttttttgttattacgTTATATAAAGCTTCaaaagaatcaaataaaattggCTGATGTTGATCAATCACCTGCATTCACTAAAAACTTTACAGATGGACCATTGGGGCATTTGGACATCCACAAGTAAAGATCTTTGTGTTTTCTGCACTGAAATTGAGAATGAAAATGTTAACGAAGATAAACCATTGAAATCTGGATCTTTCTCTGATACATGACATAGGTGTTGATGTTAATTGGTATGAGAAAATTAATGAGACATAAAAGTGACGATGTTGAAGAACTATTCAATGGTCATATTTTAATAATGGATTCGTTTTTGTGATCAGATGAACAGCTTTTAAGTTCATCGATTGTAAAAACATGGAAAAAAGAAGCAACCTCAAAGAAGAGACAAGAAGAACAGCTCTTAAGTTCAACAAGCTCGTTTAGGGTTGCTCCTTTGGTAGCCTTGGATTCAACTTTGTTATCTTTCTTGCAGTGAGGTAAAATTGATACCAAATTCAACATCAGATGCCGATACCTAATACGATTCAAAACCATCAATTCAAAGAAATTAGTGACAAAGTCTCTAAGAAACGGGGTTAACTACGATTAGTGGCATAAAGTGAACAAATAAAAAAGACATCTAACCTGTAATTGATGCGACGTGAGCAAGTTACAAGAACTTTCTCTCTGTTTCTAAACCCTGTAGTGGTTGTAGAGCCTTGTGTGTTTTCCGGCTTGTCTTTCCAACCAAGAAGAGTCCTTTTAGGTCTCTCCGGCGCCGTTTCATCCTTCTTCGCCGCCGGGACCTCAACTTCAGTGTGCTTTCGCTTCTTTCCCATTGTGTTTTGCAATAGGTGAACGACTGAACAGAGTTTTGAGGTTTGATGTCGAGTGTCGACGCTTCGTtgaaacctaaaccctaatcagtCGGGCAGGGTTTTAGT is part of the Lactuca sativa cultivar Salinas chromosome 7, Lsat_Salinas_v11, whole genome shotgun sequence genome and harbors:
- the LOC111907120 gene encoding ribosome biogenesis protein BRX1 homolog 2; this encodes MGKKRKHTEVEVPAAKKDETAPERPKRTLLGWKDKPENTQGSTTTTGFRNREKVLVTCSRRINYRYRHLMLNLVSILPHCKKDNKVESKATKGATLNELVELKSCSSCLFFECRKHKDLYLWMSKCPNGPSVKFLVNAVHTMEELKLTGNHLKGSRPLLTFSSNFDKDPHWKLLKEMITQIFGTPKEHRKSKPYHDHVFVFSIVDDHIWFRNYQISCPHTGADKIDRGGLEKMTLIEVGPRFCLNPIKIFGGSFGGPTLYENPFYVSPNQIRSLEKRQKAGKYAMKVKAKTRRKMHEMTNPLEADEFADMWKE